The genomic DNA GGTCGGCCTGAAGACAATAGTTGTGCTCCGAGAATGACAGAAGTGGAATGCACTCACAATTCCGGCTTCTCCCAAAACCCCTCCATCGTCATCCCCGGACTTGTTCCACTACTGTCCGGTTTAACTTTCAGCATCATAACAGCACCATCTGGTGGCTGTTTTTTATGGGTATTGGATCAGGCATCAGCAGGCGATCAATTTGTTTTCGGTGCATGAGATTTGCTCGAATGATGCGGGCGAAAGCCAAGGGCGTTTTGATGGTCGTCTGGGTTTTCTGTGCAAACCGCAACAGCAGGAAGGCAATGAGGGCCACGGCGATTTGAATGCGCAGTGCGTTTTCACTGCGCCCCACACAATGGCGGATTTTCAGAGTTTGCTTGACCCATTTGAAGAACAGTTCAATGGCCCATCGCTGCTTGTAGAGATCGGCGATTTCCTGCGCCGAGGCATCAAGGTCGTTGCTTAAAATGCGGAGAACCTTGCCGGTTGGGGTTTTGAGTTGTACCTCGCGTACCGGGTCGGTGAACCGGGTCTTGCCGTTTTTGGTTCTTTGCGGCAGAAGGCCGATACGGTCCAACAGGATGTCGCCGCCTTCGGGCACATCCAGAACCACCGTTTCCTTCAGCGTTGTATTCTTCTTGAGCCGGGTGACAATCCGGCACCCTGCCTGATCCAGCGTGGCCCACCAGTTAAAGTCATAATATCCCAAGTCAAAAACATAAGTGGCACCCGGTTCAACAGGCATGGCTTTGGCGGGTGTAATGTCATTGACATTGGCAGCGCTCACCTGAGCATAGACGGGATACTCGGCATTGGCATCATAGATGATATGTGCTTTGGCACCGCAAGCCTTGTGGGAAAAGTGGGCCCATTGCGAGCCCATGCCGGACAAGCTTATACCGGTTGCATCAATCAGATAGGTGGCATCTGCGATCTTGCGCCGCATCCCGCGGCCTGCTCGTGCTGCAAGAGTGGCAAACAGGTCAGTAAAAACCTCGCTTGGCCGGGTGGCATTGGCATCAGCCAATGTGGAGCGCTGAACTGGACGGCTTCCCAGATGATAAAGACGGTTTTGGTGGCTGGCCAGCCCGCCAACAAGCTCGCGCAGACTGACAGCGCCTGAAAACTGCGCGTAGAGCATGGCAATAAACTGATCTTTCGTACTCAACCGGCGAATACGATGATCGGATTGGTGCTTGTCCACAAGCCGATTAAACACGCCCCAGGGAACATGCTTCAATATCTCGTGAAATACGCTATTCTCATGCCGCATGGTGTTGACCTCTACTTCGTGTCCATAACGTTCGCTAAACCGTTGGAAACAAGTAGAATCAATACCATGCAACATGTCCACCGATTTTAAACCGGACACCAGTGGACTTGTTCCGGGGATCCAGACTTAACGTGCAGTTTCCCGGTCCCCGCCAAACCATCAGGCGCAAAAAGATAAGACAATCGCTGGTTTAATGATCAATTTCGCCGAAAAAAGTGCTGCTTTTTGTAGCAAACAGCCCAATTGCTCACCAATTTCCCATAATACCTATATAGGACTTGACGCCGTTTAGACCCAAACATACCATAAATCCTATAAGTCCTCTATAGGATACGACCTGGCGCCATGAACAGCACGCAACCGGCCAACACCAATCTGAGCAAACCGGCGAAAGCAAAACACAAACAGATTTCCGAGACCATTTTGCGCGCGATCGAAGATGGTCGATGGATGCCCGGTGATCAATTGCCGTCAGAGGATCAGCTTGCCGGCGAAATGCAGGCCAGTCTGGGGACCATCCAAAGAGCCTTGCGCAGCCTTGTTCAGATGGGCGTTGTCGAGCGCAGCCACGGCCGCGGAACCTTTGTATCCGGTGCACAGGCCCAGGAAGGCCAACTCATGCACTTCCGCTTCATGGCTGAAGGCGGCAAACACCTTCTTCCGGTTTTCTTCAAGATTGTAAGTGTCGAACTGACGTCCGAGAACGGTCCCTGGAGCGCGTTTTTCGGCACCCAGATAAACCAGTATGTGCACATTCACCGGATTGTGTCGGTCAACCAGGAATTCGAAGTTTTCAGCGAGATATATCTGCCTGCTGACCGGTTTTCTGAACTGGCACAGATGAGCGAAGTGACGCTCAACGGTGTGTCGTTTCGAGACATGCTCGCTGAACGATTCAATGCACCCACCCTCAACACACGTCAGATGATGGCATGCCAGCCGCTGCCCCCACGCGTAGCGCGGCAATTGGATGTGCCAGCAGGACAATACGGAATTGTCTGGACGATCGGCGGCATGAGCTACCGTGATGCACCGATCACCTGGCAGCGGATTTTCGTTCCTCCGAGCGACCGGATGATTGAAATCGTACCGGTCTCCCAGAATGGGCGGCCGGATTTCAAAGAGGTCAGCTGAACTGGCGCGATCCTCATAATGCAAGAAAGAGAGTGGGCCTGAAAGCTCATCACATTCGGGTCCGCTTCCCTGGAAGCGGAGACAAAACCATCAACACAGGAGAGTATTCAATGCAATTGTTCATACCCAACCAACCGGAATTCAGACGCGGTCTGCTTCGCTATGCGCGCAAGGCTGTCGTCTCCATCGCCATCTGCGGATTGACCGTCACCGGGGCAATTGCTCAGTCCATGCCGGAAATGAAACTCAAATTCGGACATCCTTACAATGAGAGCCATCCACTGGCCAAAGGCGCTCAGATGTTTGCCGATATGGTGGCCGAAAAAAGTGACGGAAAAATCGAAGTCGAAGTGTTTCCGAATTCCACAATCGGCTCATCACGCGATCTGGTGGAAAGTATCCAGATTGGCGTCGTCGATTTTGCTCTGGTGCCAACAACCAATGTGGCAACCTTCTACCCGCCCCTCGACATCTTCTATCTGCCATTCCTGTTCCGCGATAACGCGCATGCCTATGCGGTCTCTGATGGTCCGGTCGGCCAGAAACTCTATGCCGACATGCTGGAAAAAACCGGCATAAGGACGCTTGGCATGTATGAAAGCGGCTTTCGCACCATCACCACCGCAAAGACCAAGGTGGAAATGCCGGAAGACATGAAAGGCATCAAGTTTCGGGTCGTTAACAATCCGCTGAATGTCGCAACGTTCAAGGCTCTTGGCGCAAATCCGACACCCATGGCCTTGTCAGAAGTCTTTACCGGCCTGCAACAGGGAACGGTTGACGGCCAGGACAATCCAGTTGGCAATGTCAAGGCGTTCGGTTTCGACAAAGTACAGGATTTCATCACCTTGTCGCGCCACCAATGGGCCGGGATCATGTTCCTGGCTGACGACAAAATGTGGCAAGAGCTGCCGACTGACGTGCAGGATATGTTCCAGCAAACTGTAATCGAGACACAGGAATGGGAACGCAAGGAATTGAATGCCGTCGAAGCCAAATATCTGGAAGAAATGGCAGAAGGTGGCATGACGGTCACACGCCTGACACCGGAGCAGACAGAGGCCTTTCAAAAAGCAATGGAACCGGTGTGGACTGAATATCGCGGCAAAATCGGTGAAGAGCTGATTGATGCAGCTGTCAGTGCCGAATAATACCACCAAACCGACACCGTCAGGAGGACAATCATGACCAGCTTGAAGAAAGCTCTTCAGTTATCAGAAAACCTCCTGACGGCACTCTGCGTTGGCGCATTTGCAATCATGTTTGTGCTCGGCATCGCAACAGTCGTGTTCCGCTTTATCATCGAAAGTTCTCTGGCATTTCCTGACGAAGTCATCCGTTACCTTTTCGTCTGGATGATCTTTCTGGGTTCGGCGGTCGCTTTCCGGCGAAAAATGCATGCCAGTATTGGAATCCTGGTGGCGAACCTGCCGGTGACCGTTCGGCGTTACGCCATTCTGGGTTCCACACTAGCCAGCGGGATCTTCTTTGGCCTGATCCTGTGGAGTGGATATCTGTTGACCGCGCGCACCGTGCCACAGATTTCGCCGGCCCTCGAAATCTCGATGGCCTGGGTCTATGCCGCCATTCCGGTGGGAATGGCGTTTCTCGTGATTTACGCCCTGGAACTGTTTTACCTGCAATGGATCGCGCCTGACAAAGACCTCCTTGCCGAAGATCTATAACCATGTCCTTTGACCCGTTCCGGAAAACCCCATCATGACCACAACAGCCATTTTCGGTTCCCTGGTACTTTTAATGCTGTTGCGTGTACCAATTGCGGTCGCATTGGGCCTGTCGAGTGTTATTGGCCTGTTGATGAGCGGCATCAGTCTGGAAATCGTAACCCAGCGCATGTTTGCCACGAATAACTCATTTCCCCTTCTGGCCATTCCATTCTTCATACTAGCAGGCGAGATCATGTCCACAGGCGGCATGTCGCGGCGGCTGGTCGACTTCGCATATTCGCTGGTGGGGCATCTGACCGGCGGTCTTGGGGCCGTGGCCATTCTGGGGTCCAGTTTCTTTGCCGCCCTGTCAGGGTCCAATGCCGCAACCGTGGCCGCCATCGGCGGCGTTATGAACCAGCCGATGGAAGAGAAAGGCTACCGGCCTCAATATACCGCAGCGACAATCGCCGCGGCGGGCGTGACCGGCATGATCATACCACCGTCAATCCTGCTTATTCTGTACGGTGTCGTCACCGGCGTCTCGATTGCCGATCTGTTCCTGGCGGGCCTGTTTCCCGGCATCCTGATTTGTGTTTCCCTGTTGTTGCTGAACCGCTATCTCAGCGGCCGCGAAGCCATCGAGCGAACCGACTTTCAAGGCGCAAGCGAAATCTGGCGCAGCTTCAAGCGCGCATTCTGGCCATTGCTGATGCCGGTCATCATTCTGTCCGGCATATATGGCGGCGTTTTCACACCGACAGAGGCGGCCATTGTCGCAACCCTGTATGGATTGATTGTCGGTGCTGCCTATCGGGAGCTGACCTTTTCCAGTCTCGGCAAGGCGTTTTCGCGCGCCGTGCTTTCCTCTGCCGTTGTCATGTTCATCATGAATGCTGCGGGTGTTTTTGCCTGGCTCATTACCATCAATCAAATCCCGCAGAATATTTCTGCCTATCTGGCGGATGTTGCCGGCAGTCAGATCGTTTATCTGCTGTTCGTCAATGTATTCCTGTTGGTCGTTGGCTGTATGATGAATGCGGCTGCGGCCATTGTCATCTTTACCGCAATTCTATTCCCGGCAGCCATGAGCTTTGGTATTGATCCCGTGCTGTTCGGCATCATTGTGTCCGTCAATCTCAGCATCGGCACAGTCACTCCGCCTCTCGGCGTCGATCTTTTCATCGCCTCGGCGATTACCAAAGTATCGATTGAGCGCATCGTTGCGGCGATCTGGCCGTATATTCTGGTTCTCATACTGGATTTGCTGCTGATTACCTATATCCCGCCAATCTCGCTCCTGCTTGTTCAAATTTTTGGCTAGAGCACATTTTTTGAATATTGAATCATCGCCTGAAGCTGCAAAAACGGAATGTTTGTCATGACCGATCAAAATTACGCCGAAACTCATCCTAAAAATGACTGGGACACCATCAACAGCGGGGTGATCCGTCAGGCGATCGAGCCCTCCCGTCTTGGCACCGCAAAGATTTCGCCTGACGGTTCCTTTGAGGCGGGATCATACGCGTCTTTCGCCCTGACCTACACGGCCGGCACCTTCGGGATTGACGATTCCGGCAGTCTGCGCATCTGCTTTCGATTTGCCTCTGATCAGGGAAACCCGCAGTTTGACCATCCGGAACGGGAAAATTATTGCACGGTAACTGCGTCCAATGGCGCCCTGCTCCAACTTCGCTGGGACCCGAAGGGCAATGTGCGGCCCTGGGACAGAACGTTGTGGATTAAAGTCGTCAAAGGCTTCCTTCAGGAAGGCGACCAAATCGTCATTCGGTTCGGCGTGCTGGATTTCGGTAGCCCGGGCATGCGGCTTCAGACGTTCTGCGAAGACACATTTGAATTCAGGGTCCTGGTCGATCCGGTTGCGACATTCAATTTTCAACCCCTGCCCGTCCAGCCGACGATTGCTATCGTGCCTGGCAGGCCGGAACGCTATGTCGCGGTTCTGCCGACCTGTTGCCGCCCCAACGAGACATTCGCCCTGAAAATCAAGGGAGAAGACAAATGGGGCAATCCATCTGACCAATGCGAAGGCAGTTTCACAGTGGATGGCGGCGGCAAGATTGAGGGTCTGCCGGAGACAGCAACTTTTGCAAAAGGTGACTGTGCGCTTGTCATTCCCGGATTGTCGGTGACAAACACCGGTGCAGTCTCTGTCACACTCCGAACGCAAGACGGGGAAATCGCCGCAGTGACGAACCCCCTGATTGTAGAAAATCGTGCGCTCGTCCACTTCTGGGGAGATATGCACGGCCAGTCGGAAGAGACAATCGGCACAGGCAGTGCGCACGACTATTTTGCCTTTGCCAGAGACTGCGCCTTTGTCGATGCCTGCGGCCACCAGGGTAACGACTTCCAGATCAGTGACGGGTTCTGGAACGAATTGAACCGCATCACTGCAAAATTCGACGCGCCTGGCAATTTCGTCGCCCTGCCTGGCTATGAATGGTCCGGTAACACCTCGTTGGGCGGGGACAGAAATGTATACTTTCCCACCGAAGGACGGACGATACGCCGGTCATCGCATGCGCTGATTGAAAACGGGGATGCCAGCGATACCGATTGCACCACCGCTGCAGCCCTGTTTGATGCATTTGCCGGGAACGCAGAGTTTGATGTTGTCTGCTATGCCCATTGCGGCGGGCGCTACGCCGATATTGCCGTAGCCCATGACGGTCGGTTTGAGCGCTCGGTAGAGGTCCATTCCTCATGGGGAACCTTTGAATGGCTCCTCCATGATGCCTTTAAACTGGGTTACCGGGTTGGCGTGGTTGCAAATTCCGATGGCCACAAGGGGCGGCCGGGTGCCAGCTATCCCGGTGCCGGAAAATTTGGCGCCATTGGCGGATTGACCTGCTTTAACACCGCCGAACTGTCCCGCGAAGCACTTCTGGACTGCATGCGCAAACGCCGCCACTACGGCACGACGGGCGGCGATGCCGGCCGCATGATCATTGATGTGAGCGCCACTTTTGAAACGCCCGGCAAGCTCTATCATGATGATCCAAAGCTGTTTGATACCAAGGGCATATCAACCAACAGCGCCATGATGGGCGACATTGTCCATCTGCCGCAAGGTGATGCGGAAATTGCGGTCTCTGTGACAACAAGTTCGCCGATTATCCGGATCGATATTTTCAATGGTCTTGAGCTGGTCGAGACCGTTCGTCCCTACACAGAAGATGATCTGGGCTCGCGCATCCGCCTGCACTGGGAAGGCGCCGAATATCGTGGCCGGTTCCGCGAAGTCATCTGGGACGGCTGCGCCACAATTGCGGGAAATACGATCAAGCAGATTCAGCCGGTTAATTTCCTCAATCGGGACAAGACGCTGGATCAGATCAGCGACCACAAAATCAGTTGGCGCGCGCTGACCACCGGAAACTTCGGCGGAGCTGATTTGGCGCTCGCGGATGCTGGTGCCGGGACACTGTCCATCAGCACTCCACTTGTGGAAACCAACATTGCCATCGCCGATATCGGCATCGAAGACAGTGTGTTCGATGCCTCCGGAGACCTGCCTCGTTTCCTGAAAGTTTTCCGGCTACCGGATATCAATCCGCATTTGTCATTTTCATTCACCCGCAAACTTGACCTCAAGCCCGATGGCGATAACCCGATCTATATACGGCTGGAACAGGAAGACGGCACGCGCGCTTGGACAAGTCCAATCTATCTGTTCCGGTAAGGCGCTTTTTCAACCGAGATTGACGTCAAGCGGTTGTCATTCGCAAGATGTGCACCATAGCTGGATCCTCGGAACAAGTCCGAGGACGACGCTGGAGGGGTGCCAGGAAAGACCGGAAACGTGAATTCTTCCCAATCCCCTCCTACTCAGACCAATTCCCGCCATCCTCAACCCAATCCCGTCGGCCTCGCACCAAACCCGTCTTCCTCGGACTTGTTCCGAGGATCCAGATTTACCGCGCGATGTCCGGTCTCCTCGCAACCTTCCGGCACATAGCGAACCGGCAAAAGTCCTAATCCGGTTCCTGTTCGTCCAAAGCCTGGCCATCGGAACGCGACGCACTATCCATGCCCAGCGTTTCGCGCGATCCAGTTTCATCCGCACTGCCATCATCAAGTTGCGCCAGCGCATCCTCCACTGAGCGCAGCAAGTCGACATGGTCGTTTCCCAGATCAACGTTGACGCGCGCGCGCAACTCATCGCGCAGTTCCAGCAATTGTGCGCGCCGCGTTTCCAGCGGCTCACTGGAATACAGCAATGCATTCATGTCGTCGGCCGTGAGGCTGCGGCCCATGCCGCTGGAATCGCCATCGCCTCCGATCTGAACATCAATCGGATCGACCACATTACTGGTTTCTCTCATTGTCATGTCATGTTTTCCTTTGCGTTGCGAAGGTGAGTTGGCCCGAACCCAATATGGCCTGTGCCCGGCGTCTGCTCGCCTTCTATTTCGGCTGCGCGTTGGCGCCGATGAACCATGCATCCTTGTCCACGGTGCGGCTGATCCCGGTAAACAGATCCGCTGTGTCTTCATCACCGGCTTCGCCAGCGGTCTCGATAGCATCACGCAAGCATTTGCCGAGCTGCCGGAAGCGTTCTGTCAGTTCAGTGAC from Pararhizobium sp. IMCC3301 includes the following:
- a CDS encoding IS4 family transposase encodes the protein MRHENSVFHEILKHVPWGVFNRLVDKHQSDHRIRRLSTKDQFIAMLYAQFSGAVSLRELVGGLASHQNRLYHLGSRPVQRSTLADANATRPSEVFTDLFATLAARAGRGMRRKIADATYLIDATGISLSGMGSQWAHFSHKACGAKAHIIYDANAEYPVYAQVSAANVNDITPAKAMPVEPGATYVFDLGYYDFNWWATLDQAGCRIVTRLKKNTTLKETVVLDVPEGGDILLDRIGLLPQRTKNGKTRFTDPVREVQLKTPTGKVLRILSNDLDASAQEIADLYKQRWAIELFFKWVKQTLKIRHCVGRSENALRIQIAVALIAFLLLRFAQKTQTTIKTPLAFARIIRANLMHRKQIDRLLMPDPIPIKNSHQMVLL
- a CDS encoding GntR family transcriptional regulator, producing MNSTQPANTNLSKPAKAKHKQISETILRAIEDGRWMPGDQLPSEDQLAGEMQASLGTIQRALRSLVQMGVVERSHGRGTFVSGAQAQEGQLMHFRFMAEGGKHLLPVFFKIVSVELTSENGPWSAFFGTQINQYVHIHRIVSVNQEFEVFSEIYLPADRFSELAQMSEVTLNGVSFRDMLAERFNAPTLNTRQMMACQPLPPRVARQLDVPAGQYGIVWTIGGMSYRDAPITWQRIFVPPSDRMIEIVPVSQNGRPDFKEVS
- a CDS encoding TRAP transporter substrate-binding protein; the encoded protein is MQLFIPNQPEFRRGLLRYARKAVVSIAICGLTVTGAIAQSMPEMKLKFGHPYNESHPLAKGAQMFADMVAEKSDGKIEVEVFPNSTIGSSRDLVESIQIGVVDFALVPTTNVATFYPPLDIFYLPFLFRDNAHAYAVSDGPVGQKLYADMLEKTGIRTLGMYESGFRTITTAKTKVEMPEDMKGIKFRVVNNPLNVATFKALGANPTPMALSEVFTGLQQGTVDGQDNPVGNVKAFGFDKVQDFITLSRHQWAGIMFLADDKMWQELPTDVQDMFQQTVIETQEWERKELNAVEAKYLEEMAEGGMTVTRLTPEQTEAFQKAMEPVWTEYRGKIGEELIDAAVSAE
- a CDS encoding TRAP transporter small permease — translated: MTSLKKALQLSENLLTALCVGAFAIMFVLGIATVVFRFIIESSLAFPDEVIRYLFVWMIFLGSAVAFRRKMHASIGILVANLPVTVRRYAILGSTLASGIFFGLILWSGYLLTARTVPQISPALEISMAWVYAAIPVGMAFLVIYALELFYLQWIAPDKDLLAEDL
- a CDS encoding TRAP transporter large permease, giving the protein MTTTAIFGSLVLLMLLRVPIAVALGLSSVIGLLMSGISLEIVTQRMFATNNSFPLLAIPFFILAGEIMSTGGMSRRLVDFAYSLVGHLTGGLGAVAILGSSFFAALSGSNAATVAAIGGVMNQPMEEKGYRPQYTAATIAAAGVTGMIIPPSILLILYGVVTGVSIADLFLAGLFPGILICVSLLLLNRYLSGREAIERTDFQGASEIWRSFKRAFWPLLMPVIILSGIYGGVFTPTEAAIVATLYGLIVGAAYRELTFSSLGKAFSRAVLSSAVVMFIMNAAGVFAWLITINQIPQNISAYLADVAGSQIVYLLFVNVFLLVVGCMMNAAAAIVIFTAILFPAAMSFGIDPVLFGIIVSVNLSIGTVTPPLGVDLFIASAITKVSIERIVAAIWPYILVLILDLLLITYIPPISLLLVQIFG
- a CDS encoding DUF3604 domain-containing protein; protein product: MTDQNYAETHPKNDWDTINSGVIRQAIEPSRLGTAKISPDGSFEAGSYASFALTYTAGTFGIDDSGSLRICFRFASDQGNPQFDHPERENYCTVTASNGALLQLRWDPKGNVRPWDRTLWIKVVKGFLQEGDQIVIRFGVLDFGSPGMRLQTFCEDTFEFRVLVDPVATFNFQPLPVQPTIAIVPGRPERYVAVLPTCCRPNETFALKIKGEDKWGNPSDQCEGSFTVDGGGKIEGLPETATFAKGDCALVIPGLSVTNTGAVSVTLRTQDGEIAAVTNPLIVENRALVHFWGDMHGQSEETIGTGSAHDYFAFARDCAFVDACGHQGNDFQISDGFWNELNRITAKFDAPGNFVALPGYEWSGNTSLGGDRNVYFPTEGRTIRRSSHALIENGDASDTDCTTAAALFDAFAGNAEFDVVCYAHCGGRYADIAVAHDGRFERSVEVHSSWGTFEWLLHDAFKLGYRVGVVANSDGHKGRPGASYPGAGKFGAIGGLTCFNTAELSREALLDCMRKRRHYGTTGGDAGRMIIDVSATFETPGKLYHDDPKLFDTKGISTNSAMMGDIVHLPQGDAEIAVSVTTSSPIIRIDIFNGLELVETVRPYTEDDLGSRIRLHWEGAEYRGRFREVIWDGCATIAGNTIKQIQPVNFLNRDKTLDQISDHKISWRALTTGNFGGADLALADAGAGTLSISTPLVETNIAIADIGIEDSVFDASGDLPRFLKVFRLPDINPHLSFSFTRKLDLKPDGDNPIYIRLEQEDGTRAWTSPIYLFR